CGATTTGGGGCAGTTTTTCCCTGTAGCGGGTCAGTACGGCAACATCGGCCCTGCAGGATGCGTTATGCGTTTGACTGCTTTCTTCGCTCATGGGTTTTCCCGTCTGTCGTAGACGTGCGTCGTGCCTGCCCCGACGGCCGATGTCTGGGCACGCCCCGCCTGTCTCGTCTCCCTGAGTTGAACACGCTCCACGGCAAGCCGCAGGGAATGCGGCCCGCCATCGCAGTTTGAAATCCGGTTTTCAGGAGGCCTTGCGCTGGCTCCAAAAGGGCGAAAGGTCGCGCAGTCGCTTAATAATGGGCGGCGTGTGTTCGATGATGTAGTCGATTTCTTCTTCGGAATTGTAATCGCTCAAACTGTAGCGAATCGAACCGTGGGCGGCGGTAAAAGGCACGCCCATCGCCCTCAGAACATGGGACGGTTCCAGGGATCCCGACGTGCAGGCCGAACCGGAAGAGGCGCATATGCCCAACTCGTTCATCATCAGGAGGATGGCCTCGCCTTCTATATATTCATAGCTGATGTTGGTGGTGTTTGGCAGCCTGTGTTCGGTATCCCCGTTGACCATGGTGTTGGGTATGCGCTCCAAAAGGTTTTTTTCCAGCTTGTTTCGCAGGGCGCCGGTTTTTTCAGCAGAGGCATTCAGACGTTCGAGGGCAAGTTGGGCTGCTTTTCCCAGTCCGATGATGGAGGCTACGTTTTCGGTTCCGCCCCTGCGGCCATGCTCCTGGTGGCCGCCGATAAGGAATGGGGAAAACTTGGTGCCCTTTTTAACATAGAGGACTCCCACTCCTTTTGGCGCATGGATTTTATGGCCGGAAAGAGAGAGCATATCGACCCCGGCGGCTTTTACGTCCACCTTGACCTTGCCCGCTGCCTGCACGGCATCTGTATGGAAGACCACCCCTTTTTCTCTGACGGCGGCCGCTATTTCGTGCACCGGGTAAATTACGCCCGTTTCGTTATTGGCCCACATGACGCTGACAATGGCGGTTTCGGCGGTCAGGTGTTCATAAAGGAAGTCCAGGTCGAGATTACCGCGTTTGTCCACCGGCACAAACGACACCTTGTAGCCTTTTCTGGAGAGATGTTCAAAAAGATTTTTTATGGCCGGATGTTCGACACGGGTCGTGATGATGTGCTTCCTGTTGGGAAAGGCTTCGATGGTGGCCCACACGGCCGTGGAGTCGCTTTCCGTTCCGCAGCTGGTGAAGACGATCTCTTCCGGCTCGGCGTTGATCAGCGCCGCGACGCGTTCGCGGGCCTCGAGTATTTCCGTTGCCACGGTGCCACCGAAGCTGTGCATGCTCGACGGATTGCCATATCTCTCGCTGAAAAAGGGAAGCATCGCTTCAAGCACTTTTTCGTCCACCCGGGTCGTGGCGTTGTTGTCCACATAAATTGTCTTCATTGCATCACCTCTTCCACCACCAGCTCAGGGGATACGAGATCCTTTATTTTTTTCTCCACGTAATTTTTCAACGTCAATTGTGATGAAGCGCAATTGGAGCAAGTCCCGCGCAACTTGACGTAAACGGTCCCGTCGTTGAAAT
The DNA window shown above is from Deltaproteobacteria bacterium and carries:
- the nifS gene encoding cysteine desulfurase NifS encodes the protein MKTIYVDNNATTRVDEKVLEAMLPFFSERYGNPSSMHSFGGTVATEILEARERVAALINAEPEEIVFTSCGTESDSTAVWATIEAFPNRKHIITTRVEHPAIKNLFEHLSRKGYKVSFVPVDKRGNLDLDFLYEHLTAETAIVSVMWANNETGVIYPVHEIAAAVREKGVVFHTDAVQAAGKVKVDVKAAGVDMLSLSGHKIHAPKGVGVLYVKKGTKFSPFLIGGHQEHGRRGGTENVASIIGLGKAAQLALERLNASAEKTGALRNKLEKNLLERIPNTMVNGDTEHRLPNTTNISYEYIEGEAILLMMNELGICASSGSACTSGSLEPSHVLRAMGVPFTAAHGSIRYSLSDYNSEEEIDYIIEHTPPIIKRLRDLSPFWSQRKAS